In Candidatus Pantoea floridensis, the genomic window GACCTTCGATCAGCTCGGGTTCTGGCTCCGAATCTTGCACACCTTCACGAACAAATTCATGAGGATTATATTGATACTCCAGTTCAGCATCTGCGCGTCGATCCTCGAAAGCGTTATATTGCTGTTGGTTAGTATTAATAGCAGCCTCCTGGTAAAGTCTTGAATGCGTAAAGGACAAATTATAGAGGTTTGAGAGGGCTAAACAACAATGCGATTTATCTATGAACGTAATAAATCATGTCGATGGATAGCCTGTTTTTATGAATTTTGAGCGATTACAACGGGCTATATTTCAGGAAATGAAAGCAGTGCTTGAGATGGATGTTTAAATAGCTGCCCAGAATTATCTGTAATTAAGAAAATCGCTAAAATAAGACTAAAAAAGAGCGAGATGGCTTGATCAATTTATGGCAAACGCAGCGGGAGCTGAGCGGTTTTCCCCTCACCTTAACCCTCTCCCGCCGGCGGGAGAGGGAATGTTCAGCGGCTGAGACGAACTCGATCGGCTCCCTCGCCTGCGTGCGGGAGAGGGCTGGGGTGAGGGACCAAGCGCACCTTACTTCTTCAGCGCTGCCTTAATCACATCCGCGTACGGCGTGGTTGGGCGGCCAATCAGTTTACTCAACGTATGGCTATCATCGAACAATCCACCTTTTTCGGCTCCGGCATCTGAATCTGCCAGCATCTCAGACAGTCCATCCGGCAAACCGGCACCTTTCAGCGCCGCGGCGAACTCCGCCTGCGGCAGGTTGATGTATTCAACCTTTTCACCCGACTGTTTAGCGATTTCGGCACTGAATTGCGCCAGCGTATAACTGTCGTCACCGGCCAGCTCATACACTTTGCCAGCCTGATCGTCACGGCTGATCACTTCTGCCGCCGCAGCTGCATAATCGCTACGCGCCGCCGATGAGATGCGACCTTCACCAGCTGCGCCAATAAAGGCGTGTTGTGCCAGGGCGGGCGCAATGCTCGCCGCATAGTTCTCGGTATACCAGCCGTTGCGCAGCAGCGCGTAGGGAACGCCAGAGGCTTTCAAATCCGCTTCCGTTGCACGATGCTCAATGCCTAATCCTAATGGGGTGGTGTCGGCGTGCAGCAGGCTGGTGTAAGCAATTAAACTAACGCCTGCGGCTTTCGCGGCGTCGATCACCGCCTTGTGCTGGGCAACGCGCTGGCCGACTTCACTTGAGGAGATCAGCAGCACTTTATCTATGCCAGCAAAGGCGCTCTGTAGCGTTTCCGGTTTGCTGTAATCCGCCGCACGCAGCGTGACGCCCAGCGCTTTGAGATCCGCCGCTTTCTCGGGTGAACGCACCGCCGCAATCACGTCGCTGGCCGGCACTTTTTTCAGTAATTCGGTAATGACCAAACGGCCCAGTTGGCCAGTGGCACCTGTAATCGCAATCATGATGTTCTCCTTCAGTTTGAGCTGGTTTACAAACAGCCTACGAGATAAACTAACTTTTAGTAAGTACTTACAGATTTGTTAGTTTGGCGGAGATGGTTTAAGTGTCTGAAAAGATGAGTGATAAATTTACCCGTGGCGAGTTGCTTAATGTCAATTGCCCGTCACGCGAGGTGCTCAAGCGTATCACCAGCCGCTGGAGCGTACTGATATTATTAGCGCTGCGCGAAGAAACGCTGCGATTTAGCGAACTGCGCCGCAAGATTGGTGGCGTGAGTGAACGTATGCTGGCGCAGACGCTGCGCTATATGGAAGAAGATGGTTTTGTCGAGCGTATTGCTTATGAAGTGGTGCCGCCGCATGTGGAGTATCGTCTGACGTCTTTAGGGCATGAAGTGGAAGGGCAGGTGGTTGGGCTGGCGGATTGGTTAGAGAGCAACGTGCATCGCATTTTGAAGCCTGCGCATTAATCGGGTCGCCATAAATGGCGTAATGCCGACCAGTTAAGCAAAAAAATATCTTTTTATGCAGGTGCGCATGAATGCGCACCCTACAAAAAACCGGCTGTATCCGCGTAGGGTCGCCATTCATGGCACTCTTACGGCATCAGGCGTGCAAATACTTCTCAAACCAGCCCAGCGTGCGGCTCCAGGCCAACTCGGCGGCGGCTTTGTCGTAGCGCGGCGTCGAATCATTATGAAAACCGTGATTCACGCCGGGATAAACATAGCCTTCAAAGATTTTGTGGTTCGCCTTCAGCGCTTCTTCATAGGCGGGCCAGCCTTCGTTGATCCCTTTATCCAGCGCCGCATAGTGCAGTAGCAACGGAGCTTTGATACGCGGCACGTCCTCGGCTTTGGGCTGACGTCCATAAAATGGCACGGCGCAGGCTAAGTCGGGAAACGCCACCGCCGCCGCATTGGCAACGCCGCCGCCGTAGCAGAAACCGGTAATGCCCACTTTGCCGGTGCCTGCTTCGTGGTGCATCAGAAAATCTACCGCAGCAAAGAAATCATTCATCAGTTTGGTGGGGTCGACTTTGGCCTGCATGGTTTTACCTTCGTCATCGTTACCCGGATAACCCCCCAGCGAACTTAAGCCATCTGGCGCCAGCGCAATATAACCCGCTTTCGCCACGCGCCTTGCCACATCTTCGATATAAGGATTCAGGCCACGGTTCTCATGCACGACCACTACGGCGGGCACTTTGCCTGTAGCGTTTGCCGGACGCACCAGATAACCGCGTACCTCGCCGTGACCCTGCGGTGACGGATAGTGAATGTATTCGGGTTTGATCGCCGGATCGGTAAATTCAACCTGCTGCGCCAGCGCATAGTTGGGGCTCATTGCGCTCAACAACGTGGCACCCGTCATCCCGGCAATGGTGAATTTTGCCGCCAGAGAAATAAATTCGCGTTTGCTGATCTTGCCATGAGCGTAGTAATCGTAAAGTTCGAGCAATTCCTGAGGGAAATCCTGTGCAGTAAGACGGGTCATAACCACTCCTTCGCGGATTAACGGGTTGATTGCTGCTTTAAAAAAGCACAGCTCGTCCCCGCAGGCAAATGTTATGACTCAATGGGTTAACCACTACCGATTAACCTCATGTGGAAAATATTCAGCAGGAATATATCCATTTGCTCTAAAAATATTATCTTTTAATTAACATTTTAGATCCGTTGCGCCTGTCCGGAAATATTTACAGCTGAAATCGCCCTGGGAAAAATAATCGATCTATTCTCCGCACTAAAAAATAAATAAATGAAGTATTTACCTGATAAGTGCAGCGGCAATTACCTGAAAATAATAACAATATTGTCACAATGAATGAGGGTGATTAACCTTAACGTAGTGATTTTAAAGTATTAGTTTCCAAGGAAAACAATGATCGAAATCAAAAAACACTGTTATAGTTTTACCGACTTCCACTGTTTATTTTCGTTCGCACGGCTTCCTTTTACATTGGTGCGACATTTCTTTAAGCAAGGCGAAATATTGCGTTGCGATCTGCTTGTTAAATATAAGTAAAAATTCGGTGTAATTTGTGGCAATGAGGTAAGCAATGTTTGGATTAGATGCCTTTCATCTGGCAAGGATACAGTTCGCCTTTACTGTTTCCTTCCATATTATCTTCCCAGCCATCACCATCGGTCTCGCCAGTTTCCTGGCGGTGCTCGAAGGAATGTGGCTGAAAACCCGTAACGAGACCTATCGCGATCTCTACCATTTCTGGTCGAAAGCGTTTGCCGTTAACTTCGGTATGGGCGTGGTATCCGGTCTGGTGATGGCGTACCAGTTTGGTACCAACTGGAGTGGTTTCTCGCAGTTCGCAGGCAGTATTACCGGCCCGCTGCTCACCTATGAAGTGTTGACCGCCTTCTTCCTTGAAGCGGGCTTCCTCGGTGTGATGCTGTTTGGCTGGAACCGCGTCGGCCCTGGCTTGCACTTCTTTGCAACCTGCATGGTGGCGCTCGGCACCATCTTCTCCACCTTCTGGATCCTCGCCTCGAACAGCTGGATGCATACGCCGCAGGGCTACATCATTCAGAACGGCATTGTGGTACCGGAAGATTGGCTGAAAATCATCTTCAACCCCTCATTCCCTTACCGCTTGTTCCATATGTCGGTGGGTGCCTTCCTTGCCAGCGCCTTCTTTGTTGGTGCATCGGGCGCGTGGCATCTGCTGCGCGGCAATGACAATCCAGCGATTCGTAAGATGTTCTCCATGGCGCTGTGGATGGCACTGATTGTCGCGCCGATTCAGGCGATGATTGGTGACGCGCATGGTTTGAATACCCTTGAGCATCAGCCAGCGAAAATCGCTGCGATTGAAGGCCACTGGGAAAATAAACCGGGTGAAGCCTCGCCGCTGATTCTATTTGGCGTGCCGGATATGGATCAGGAGCGCACGAAGTATGCGGTTGAGATTCCGTATCTCGGCAGCCTGATTCTGACGCACAGCCTGGATAAGCAGATTCCTGCGCTGAAGAGCTTCCCGAAAGAGGATCGCCCTAACTCAACCATCATCTTCTGGTCATTCCGCGTGATGGTGGCGCTGGGCTTGCTGATGATTACGTTGGGCGTGGTCAGCCTGTGGCTGCGTTTCAAAGGTCGCTTGTATCATTCGCGTCCATTCTTATGGTTCACGCTGCTGATGGGGCCATCGGGTTTGATCGCCATTCTGGCCGGTTGGTTCACTACCGAAATTGGGCGTCAGCCGTGGGTGGTGTATGGCGTACAGCGCACCATTGATGCGGTTTCCGCGCATGGCGATATGCACATGAGCATCAGCCTGCTGGCATTCATTCTGGTTTACTCGTCGGTATTTGGCGTGGGCTACCTCTACATGATGCGTCTGATCAAAGAGGGTCCGGTGACCGGTGAAGGTAAAGAGGTTGATCACGGTGGTCCGGGTCAGCATCACACGCCAGCGCGTCCGCTGTCGGCGGCGAAAACCCATAGCGAAAAGAGTGGGGAGCACTAAGATGATCGACTTTTCAATTATCTGGTTTGCCATCATCGTCTTTGGCACCTTGATGTACATCGTCATGGATGGCTTCGATCTGGGTATCGGGCTGCTGCTGCCGTTCAATAAAGATCCTGTTGAACGCGACATGATGGTGAACACCGTTGCGCCGGTTTGGGATGGTAACGAAACCTGGCTGGTACTGGGCGGCGCGGCGCTGTATGGCGCGTTCCCGCTGGCGTATTCGGTGCTGCTGGATGCGCTGTCGATTCCGTTAACGGCGATGCTGATTGGCCTGATCTTCCGTGGTGTTGCTTTTGAGTTCCGCTTCAAAGCCACGTTGGAACACCGTGCGTTCTGGGATAAATCATTCATTGCCGGTTCACTGCTAGCGACCTTCAGCCAGGGCGTTGCGGTTGGCGCGATCCTGAATGGTTTCCCGGTGGTTGGCCGCGAATATGCGGGCTCAGCAATGAGCTGGCTGGCGCCGTTCCCGCTGTTCTGTGGCGTTGGTCTGGTCATCGCCTATGCGCTGCTGGGCTGTACCTGGCTCATCATGAAAACCGAACACGACTTGCACCGTAAAATGTCGGCGCTGGCCACGCCGTTGACGTTGACGCTGCTGCTGGTGGTGGGAATTA contains:
- a CDS encoding SDR family oxidoreductase codes for the protein MIAITGATGQLGRLVITELLKKVPASDVIAAVRSPEKAADLKALGVTLRAADYSKPETLQSAFAGIDKVLLISSSEVGQRVAQHKAVIDAAKAAGVSLIAYTSLLHADTTPLGLGIEHRATEADLKASGVPYALLRNGWYTENYAASIAPALAQHAFIGAAGEGRISSAARSDYAAAAAEVISRDDQAGKVYELAGDDSYTLAQFSAEIAKQSGEKVEYINLPQAEFAAALKGAGLPDGLSEMLADSDAGAEKGGLFDDSHTLSKLIGRPTTPYADVIKAALKK
- a CDS encoding winged helix-turn-helix transcriptional regulator, whose protein sequence is MSEKMSDKFTRGELLNVNCPSREVLKRITSRWSVLILLALREETLRFSELRRKIGGVSERMLAQTLRYMEEDGFVERIAYEVVPPHVEYRLTSLGHEVEGQVVGLADWLESNVHRILKPAH
- the yghX gene encoding YghX family hydrolase, with product MTRLTAQDFPQELLELYDYYAHGKISKREFISLAAKFTIAGMTGATLLSAMSPNYALAQQVEFTDPAIKPEYIHYPSPQGHGEVRGYLVRPANATGKVPAVVVVHENRGLNPYIEDVARRVAKAGYIALAPDGLSSLGGYPGNDDEGKTMQAKVDPTKLMNDFFAAVDFLMHHEAGTGKVGITGFCYGGGVANAAAVAFPDLACAVPFYGRQPKAEDVPRIKAPLLLHYAALDKGINEGWPAYEEALKANHKIFEGYVYPGVNHGFHNDSTPRYDKAAAELAWSRTLGWFEKYLHA
- a CDS encoding cytochrome ubiquinol oxidase subunit I, translated to MFGLDAFHLARIQFAFTVSFHIIFPAITIGLASFLAVLEGMWLKTRNETYRDLYHFWSKAFAVNFGMGVVSGLVMAYQFGTNWSGFSQFAGSITGPLLTYEVLTAFFLEAGFLGVMLFGWNRVGPGLHFFATCMVALGTIFSTFWILASNSWMHTPQGYIIQNGIVVPEDWLKIIFNPSFPYRLFHMSVGAFLASAFFVGASGAWHLLRGNDNPAIRKMFSMALWMALIVAPIQAMIGDAHGLNTLEHQPAKIAAIEGHWENKPGEASPLILFGVPDMDQERTKYAVEIPYLGSLILTHSLDKQIPALKSFPKEDRPNSTIIFWSFRVMVALGLLMITLGVVSLWLRFKGRLYHSRPFLWFTLLMGPSGLIAILAGWFTTEIGRQPWVVYGVQRTIDAVSAHGDMHMSISLLAFILVYSSVFGVGYLYMMRLIKEGPVTGEGKEVDHGGPGQHHTPARPLSAAKTHSEKSGEH
- the cydB gene encoding cytochrome d ubiquinol oxidase subunit II is translated as MIDFSIIWFAIIVFGTLMYIVMDGFDLGIGLLLPFNKDPVERDMMVNTVAPVWDGNETWLVLGGAALYGAFPLAYSVLLDALSIPLTAMLIGLIFRGVAFEFRFKATLEHRAFWDKSFIAGSLLATFSQGVAVGAILNGFPVVGREYAGSAMSWLAPFPLFCGVGLVIAYALLGCTWLIMKTEHDLHRKMSALATPLTLTLLLVVGIISIWTPLTHADIAQRWFTRPNLFWFLPVPVLVVLCSWGIVRAIKREAHYSPFILTLALIFLGFSGLGISIWPNIIPPSITIWQAASPASSQAFMLVGGLLIIPVILGYTFWSYYVFRGKIKADEGYH